A part of Sulfurimonas sp. HSL-1716 genomic DNA contains:
- the purB gene encoding adenylosuccinate lyase, with amino-acid sequence MVERYAREEMSSKWTMQAKYQAWLDVEKAVVKAWAKLGKIPQEDADKIVKNAGFDIKRIDEIEAITRHDLIAFTTSVSETLGDESRWFHYGMTSSDTVDTAVALQMKSSLELIIEDVKMLMASIKKRAMEHKMTLMVGRSHGIHGEPITFGLVLAVWYDEMARHLKNLEETLEVISVGQVSGAMGNFAHAPLELEEITCEELGLKPAPASNQVIQRDRYARLATSLALMASSIEKFAVQVRHWQRTEVYECEEYFAKGQKGSSAMPHKRNPILTENITGLARMIRAYAMPAMENVALWHERDISHSSTERFWLPDSFITSDFMLHRMNNVIANLTVYPENMIKNLNLTGGLVFSQRVLLELPLKGVSREDAYKIVQRNAMKVWEEIQQGKPTTNEAGESLYLNHLLADEELRNSLSEEQIRECFNYDYYTKNVDKIFARVFKD; translated from the coding sequence ATGGTAGAACGTTATGCACGTGAAGAGATGAGTTCAAAATGGACAATGCAGGCAAAATATCAGGCATGGCTGGATGTTGAAAAAGCTGTTGTCAAAGCCTGGGCAAAACTTGGGAAAATTCCTCAAGAAGATGCAGACAAAATAGTTAAAAATGCCGGCTTCGATATAAAAAGAATAGATGAGATAGAAGCAATAACACGACATGACCTTATAGCATTTACTACAAGTGTTTCTGAAACTCTTGGTGATGAAAGCAGATGGTTTCATTACGGAATGACAAGTTCGGATACGGTCGATACAGCAGTGGCACTTCAAATGAAATCATCACTGGAACTGATCATCGAAGATGTAAAGATGTTAATGGCATCCATCAAAAAAAGAGCAATGGAACACAAGATGACTTTAATGGTCGGGCGTTCTCACGGCATCCATGGAGAGCCTATAACATTCGGTCTTGTTCTAGCCGTCTGGTATGATGAGATGGCGCGCCATTTGAAAAATCTCGAAGAGACCTTAGAAGTCATATCCGTAGGCCAGGTCAGCGGAGCGATGGGTAACTTCGCTCACGCACCGTTAGAACTTGAAGAGATAACCTGTGAAGAGCTGGGGTTAAAACCGGCACCTGCTTCCAACCAGGTCATACAGCGTGACAGATATGCACGTCTTGCAACATCGCTGGCGCTTATGGCAAGCTCGATAGAAAAGTTTGCCGTTCAGGTACGTCATTGGCAGCGTACGGAAGTGTATGAGTGTGAAGAATACTTCGCAAAAGGGCAGAAAGGCTCATCGGCAATGCCGCACAAACGCAATCCGATACTAACGGAAAACATAACAGGTTTGGCACGTATGATACGTGCTTACGCTATGCCCGCTATGGAAAACGTTGCGTTATGGCATGAGCGTGATATCTCTCACTCATCTACTGAACGTTTCTGGCTTCCCGATTCATTTATTACATCGGACTTTATGCTGCACCGTATGAACAATGTCATAGCCAACCTAACCGTTTATCCGGAAAACATGATCAAAAATCTAAACCTCACAGGCGGCTTGGTATTTTCTCAACGCGTACTTCTTGAACTTCCTTTAAAAGGTGTATCGCGCGAAGACGCATATAAGATAGTTCAACGCAATGCAATGAAGGTTTGGGAAGAGATTCAGCAAGGAAAACCTACGACTAACGAAGCGGGTGAAAGTCTGTATCTAAACCATCTTTTAGCAGATGAGGAGTTACGTAACTCTTTAAGTGAAGAACAGATAAGAGAATGTTTCAATTATGATTATTATACGAAAAATGTTGATAAAATATTTGCCAGAGTATTCAAAGATTAA
- a CDS encoding RluA family pseudouridine synthase, which translates to MPFIIKKFQLEKKQKAFLFLIREIGCSQSEAQRFIARGRLFYNGDLVTKDKEEISGDIEFITFEPVTKGLKPTFETEEFVLFDKPTGMLIHPQNRYTPYSLIDEVKYQYGMDANITHRIDMETSGLVLCAKNKESERDIKMMFQERDMQKKYLALVYGKFENELICQEPLKVNKDEKSGVLRSIVKVDSAGKSAETFFKPVNYFEELDMTLVECYPHTGRQHQIRVHLFHVKHSIVGDPLYGVDEAVTTKYLDRELKGEERLKYTGASRLLLHADELSFIYKKKKYKIKSNVDFVKECLESVFKNQDKRSQ; encoded by the coding sequence TTGCCATTTATCATTAAAAAGTTTCAGTTGGAGAAGAAGCAAAAAGCTTTTCTTTTTCTTATTCGAGAGATCGGTTGTTCGCAGAGCGAAGCACAGCGTTTTATTGCAAGAGGGAGATTGTTCTATAACGGTGATCTTGTTACAAAAGACAAAGAAGAGATATCGGGCGATATCGAATTCATAACTTTTGAGCCAGTTACAAAAGGATTAAAGCCGACATTTGAAACAGAAGAGTTTGTACTTTTTGATAAACCTACAGGCATGTTGATCCATCCACAAAATCGTTACACACCCTACTCTTTAATAGACGAGGTAAAGTATCAATACGGAATGGATGCAAACATAACACATCGTATAGATATGGAGACAAGCGGTTTGGTTTTGTGTGCCAAAAACAAAGAGAGCGAAAGAGATATCAAGATGATGTTTCAAGAAAGGGATATGCAAAAAAAATATCTTGCATTGGTATACGGCAAGTTTGAAAACGAGCTTATATGTCAAGAGCCTCTTAAAGTAAATAAAGATGAGAAATCTGGTGTTTTGCGTTCTATAGTAAAAGTAGATTCGGCAGGTAAAAGTGCAGAGACATTCTTTAAGCCGGTTAACTATTTTGAAGAGTTGGATATGACCCTTGTAGAATGTTATCCGCATACCGGAAGACAACACCAGATCAGAGTACATTTGTTTCACGTGAAACATTCAATCGTGGGTGATCCGCTTTACGGAGTAGATGAAGCAGTAACTACTAAATATCTTGATCGAGAATTAAAGGGTGAAGAACGTTTAAAATATACGGGAGCATCAAGATTACTTTTGCATGCAGATGAACTTTCATTTATATATAAAAAGAAAAAATATAAAATCAAAAGTAATGTTGATTTTGTAAAAGAATGTTTAGAGTCTGTTTTCAAAAATCAAGATAAACGATCACAATGA